The genome window ATCAAGGAGAGTGCGCCAGACCTGGTGATCCTGGATTTGGTGATGAACGGCTTCGATGGCCTGGACCTGCTGGTCTGGATCATGGCCCAGTTTCCTGAATGCAGCGTGCTGGTGTTCACGTCCCAGGATGCGCAGCACTTCTGCAACCGCTGCATCTCGGCTGGGGCCCGGGGTTTTGTGACCAAGAAAAGCGACCTCAAGGAACTGACCAAGGCCATCCAGGCGTTGAAGTCCGGTTATGCCTATTTCCCCCAGATGCCCGTCAGGCTGGATTTCCAGCAACGCAGCGAACAGCAAGCCCTGGAAAGCCTCTCCACCCGCGAACTGTCCATCTTGCGCATGCTGGCCATGGGCATGCGTGGCAAGGACATCGCTGAAAGCCTGTTCCTGAGTCCAAAAACCGTCAGCACCTACAAGAGCCGTCTGTTGGAAAAGCTGGGGCTGCAATCCTTGGTGGGGTTGTCGGAGTTTGCCAAGCGCAATCACCTTTGAATGAGTGACACCCAACCCTGTGGGAGCGAGCTTGCTCGCGATGGCGTTGGCACATCCAACACTTATGCAAGCTTGAACCACGGCTATCGCGAGCAAGCTCGCTCCCACAGGTTCTTGATCGTTCTCCAAATGGAACGCTAAGGCCGGTTTTTGCCGTCTAGTGCTTCAAGGGTGTGGGTTTTAAGCTGTGTCCATCAAATCGCAGTACCTGATTTTGGAGACACAGCATGAAAAACATCATTGGCCTCTACACCAGCCCGCGGCCTCATTGGGTCGGCGACGGGTTCCAGGTGCGCACGCTGTTTTCCTACGACAACCTGGGCAAGCACATCAGCCCGTTCCTGCTACTGGACCACGCCGCCCCCACCGAATTCACGCCGACCAGCGAGCGTCGCGGCGTCGGCCAGCACCCCCATCGTGGGTTCGAAACCGTGACCATCGTCTACCAGGGCGAACTGGAACACCGTGACTCCACCGGCAGCGGCGGCAAGATCGGTCCCGGCGATGTGCAATGGATGACCGCCGCTTCCGGCATCATCCACGAAGAGTTCCACTCCGAAGCGTTTGCCCGCCAGGGCGGGTTCATGGAAATGGTCCAACTGTGGGTCAACCTGCCCGCCAAGGACAAGATGGCCCCGGCCGGCTACCAGACGCTCCTCAAGGGCGACATTCCGAACATCGCCCTGAAGGACGACGCCGGCAGCCTGCGCCTGATCGCCGGAAGTTTCGAAGGGCATCAAGGCCCGGCACGGACCTTCACCCCCATCGACGTTTGGGACATCCGCTTGAATGCCGGGAAAACCCTCACCCTTGACCTGCACGAAGGCCACAACACCGCCTTGGTGGTGCTGCGGGGCTCGGTCCAGGCCAATGGCCGCGAACGGGTCGAGGCCGGGCAGATGGCCCTGTTCGACCGGGCCGGCGACCAATTGAGCCTGCAAGCCAATAACGACGCGGTGGTGTTGCTGCTCAGTGGCGAGCCGATCGACGAACCCATCGTGGGCCATGGTCCGTTCGTGATGAACAGCGAACAGGAAATCCACCAGGCCTTCAATGATTTCCACTCCGGGCGCTTTGGCCGGATGGACGATTGAACGCGAAACCGACAGTCGCGCAGCACCTACACCCACTGTGGGAGCGAGCTTGCTCGCGATAGCGGTCTGATAGTCAATGCCCCCTTGACTGACACACCGCTATCGCGAGCAAGCTCGCTCCCACATGGGGATCTGCGGGGGATCTCTACAGCGTGTTCAAACTGTGCCAATCTTCGCCAATCGCCCTCCTGGAGCTGTCCCGATGCTGTTTCTGATCTCCGAGCACCCGCTGCTCTGTGCCCTGGCGCTGCTGGTGCTCGACCTACTGATGTGGCATCTGGTCAGTGCGGATCGGATCTATTGGAAAGTCGGCGCAAGGCTGGTGATTTTTTCGTTGTTCAGCGTGCTGCTGTTCAATGAAGGTCTGAACCCCATGGTCCCGGCGCAGTGGGTCGAGGATGTGCCGCGACACTTGGCCGCTACTGGTTTGCAGATCACTTGGTGGCTGTTCGCCGCGCGAACCCTCACGGTGCTGATCGTGGCGGCGATGATGCAACGGGTCGGCCACACCGGGCGGTTGTTGCAGGATTTGCTCGGCGCGGTGATTTTCCTGATCGCTGTCATCGCGGCACTGGCCTACGTGCTGGATTTACCGGTCAAGGGTGTGCTGGCCACGTCCGGCGCGATGGCGATCATCGTCGGCCTGGCCTTGCAGAGCACCCTCAGCGACGTGTTCTCCGGAATCGTGCTCAACACCACCAAGCCCTATCAGCTCGATGATTGGATTTCCATCGACGGCACTGAAGGCCGGGTCACCGACATCGATTGGCGGGCCACGCGCTTGCAGACCGCCCAGGGCAGCATGGCGGTGATTCCCAACTCGTTGGCGGCCAAGGCCAAGGTCATCAACTTCAGTCGCCCCAGCGATGTCCATGGCCTGTCCATCAGCATCCAGGTCAGCCCGCATGCGCGGCCACAAACCGTGATCGATGCGTTGGAGCGGGCCATGATCGGCTGTCGTTCCCTGCTCGCCACCCCGGCACCCAGCGTCGCGCTCAAGAGCAGCGGCAGTGGCGGGGCGGAGTATGAAGTCAGCGGGTTCGTCGCCTCCATGGCCCTGAAACGCACGGTGCGCAACCAGTTGTTCGACCTGGCGTTCCGGCATTTGCAGGCGTCGGGCGTGAGCCTGCTGTCCACCAGTGAAAGCGCCACGCCCCAGGCGGTGTCGCGGCCCCGGGCATTGCTGGAAAGCTCGAGCATTTTCTCCACCCTGCGCCAGGATGAGAAAGACACCTTCAGCCAGAACATGACCCTGCAAACTT of Pseudomonas fluorescens contains these proteins:
- a CDS encoding response regulator transcription factor, with the translated sequence MKDVLIVDDHPVIRGALRLICQNEAFTHIRDASGAADARGIIKESAPDLVILDLVMNGFDGLDLLVWIMAQFPECSVLVFTSQDAQHFCNRCISAGARGFVTKKSDLKELTKAIQALKSGYAYFPQMPVRLDFQQRSEQQALESLSTRELSILRMLAMGMRGKDIAESLFLSPKTVSTYKSRLLEKLGLQSLVGLSEFAKRNHL
- a CDS encoding mechanosensitive ion channel family protein, with the protein product MLFLISEHPLLCALALLVLDLLMWHLVSADRIYWKVGARLVIFSLFSVLLFNEGLNPMVPAQWVEDVPRHLAATGLQITWWLFAARTLTVLIVAAMMQRVGHTGRLLQDLLGAVIFLIAVIAALAYVLDLPVKGVLATSGAMAIIVGLALQSTLSDVFSGIVLNTTKPYQLDDWISIDGTEGRVTDIDWRATRLQTAQGSMAVIPNSLAAKAKVINFSRPSDVHGLSISIQVSPHARPQTVIDALERAMIGCRSLLATPAPSVALKSSGSGGAEYEVSGFVASMALKRTVRNQLFDLAFRHLQASGVSLLSTSESATPQAVSRPRALLESSSIFSTLRQDEKDTFSQNMTLQTFRAGDVILAAGEVSDHLFIIESGVVSVTLMRNGQPLEGGRMGPGEVIGEAGIVADQAALATFSAKTFCTLYRIENSYLKPCLEARRDINDAMKNLLDVRMHLAQNLTRDLPKPVAKKRFLQWLRSRA
- a CDS encoding pirin family protein → MKNIIGLYTSPRPHWVGDGFQVRTLFSYDNLGKHISPFLLLDHAAPTEFTPTSERRGVGQHPHRGFETVTIVYQGELEHRDSTGSGGKIGPGDVQWMTAASGIIHEEFHSEAFARQGGFMEMVQLWVNLPAKDKMAPAGYQTLLKGDIPNIALKDDAGSLRLIAGSFEGHQGPARTFTPIDVWDIRLNAGKTLTLDLHEGHNTALVVLRGSVQANGRERVEAGQMALFDRAGDQLSLQANNDAVVLLLSGEPIDEPIVGHGPFVMNSEQEIHQAFNDFHSGRFGRMDD